The genomic region GCCTTATAGGCTTTACGGACAACCGCTGCCACTACGCCCACCCCTACCTTTTCGCGGCAACCAGGCGTGACTGCGACGGTGAGGAAAACGGGGTAATTCTCATGATGGACTGCCTACTCAATTTCTCAAAGGAGTACATTTCCGAAAGGAGGGGCTCGATTTCCGACGCCCCACTCACCATCTCCACTATCCTGAACCTGGGTGAGGTCGATGACGAGGTTTATGACATGGACATTGCCTTTCGCTACCCTAAAGAGTTTTACCAGAAAACTCGCGAGCGGCTCTTCCCCTGGGAGACGGGAGTAAAAATCGAGCAGGTAAACGCCCGGCTTGGAAAAGACACCTGCTACTCGGGGCTTGGCTACACGACCGAAAACACCAGCATAAACCTTGCGGTGCACCTGACGACCTACAAGACTGCAGAAGACATGGTCGAAAAAATCAACCGCCAGCTCGACCTGGCAAAAAAGCTGAAGTGTGTGGACGAGAGATTCGTCGCGCAAAAAATTCTTTCAAGCCACTTCATAAAGGACATCAAAGGCAACTTCAGGACGTTTTTCAGCCAGACCTTCAGATGCACTTCCTGCAACAATGTCATAAGGCGCCCGCCACTTGCAGGAAAATGCCCTCGCTGCAATGGCCCTCTTGTCCTGACCGTCTCCGAAGGCACGATAGTTAAGTACCTTGAAGCATCAAAGAAGATTGCAGAGGACTTCAACATGGACTCCTACACGATAAACCAGCTTAACATGATGCAAAACCAGCTAAACAACATTTTCGGCAAAAAAGCCCGGCAAAGCTCTTTGGCAGCATTCTAATCGGCACATTCATTTCAAAGCCAACCAAGGCAAATCCCCTATAATTTTCCAAAAAAGCGCCGAAATTAGTGCAAGTAAGCTTCTAAAACCCGTGTTTGAAGGTTTATAAATAATTAAAGTTTATTAAAAAATGAGCTTGTTCAAGTACAAAATGGATGAAGACGAAGACTTAACCGACGAAGAGGACACAGAAGAAGAAGACAGCTTCGACGAGGAAGCCGACGAAGAAGAGGAAGAAGAGGAAGAAGACTGGTAAGCTAAGATTTTTGATTATTTTACTTTTGTTGATTTGAATTTTATAGAGGTTATGATACTGCTAAATATCCCGTTTTTCGAGTCCCCTGACGACCTCCATTGCGGAGAAGCAAGCCTAAGAAGTGCACTGAAATACCTGTTTCCAGAAGAGAATTTTAGCTGGAAGGAGCTTGAAAAAATGACCCACCAACGGGAAGGAAGTTTTCCTTTCTTTATTGCCCACGCTCTGCATAAAAAAGGGCTCAAAACCAGGTATTTTTCAAGCCCAAATACTGAGAGTTTTAAAGAAACCTTCGAGAGGTGGAAGCGTGAAGAGTTTACGGACAGCCGGGACAAGCAGGATGCAGAATCATTCACCCCCAATTTATAGAAACAATCGATCTTCTGGAAAAGGAGGGCGTCCTTCTAGAAAAGGAAATGTCCAACAAGAACCTTGAATCCCTGCTTAATGAGGGCTGCGCGGTTATCTGCTTTCTGAGCCATTATGCACTTTACCCAAGCAAAACTCCACGATACCCTTACGGGCACATGGTAATACTCACTGGCTTTGACCAGAGCTCAATCTACTTCCATGAAAACAACCCTAAGCACAGCGAGCCCAACAAGAAGCTGCCTAAAGAAGAGTTTTGCAGGGTCTGGGTCAACCCAGACGGAACCTTTGGTGACACCATCGCCACATGGCCTAAAAAGCCACAGGAATAGCCACTGAATTGAATAAATTATTTATCTACCTCTATTATGGTCTTCTGGAACTCAAAGTCAAAGCGGAAAAAGACCGGCGGAGTGCTAAAGCCGGGCCACAAGAAGAAAAAATACCAGAGAGGCGGCACTTTCAAGGCCCCTAAAATCGGAGAGGAAATCATCTCAAGCCGAAGGGTTAGGGGGGGAAAGGACAAAACCGCAGTAATTATTGCTGAATTCGTGAATGTAGGCAAGAAAAAGCTTAAAATTGTCCAGGTTTCTGAAAATAAGTCAAACTTCAGGTTCAACAGAGCCAAAATAATCACCAAAGGCGCGATTCTTGAGACTGAAAAGGGCATGGTGCGCGTCACAAGCAGGCCTGGGCAGGATGGGACAATAAACGGAGTTTTTGTCGAAGCTAAGAAATAAGGCATTATTGCCGGGAGCAGATTATGAAACTTGCAATTTCTGGCCGCAGGGTGATTCTCCAGCCGCTCAAAAACGCAGATTCCAGGGAAATAGCGCTGCAGGCAAATGGCCGGCTTCTTGCAAAATTCACGTCAATTCCTCAGCCATACACAGCCAAAGCCGCCCTTGACTACATCAAACAGTCGAGGGATGAGGCAAAGGAAGGGAAAA from Candidatus Aenigmatarchaeota archaeon harbors:
- a CDS encoding peptidase C39 family protein, with amino-acid sequence MIHPQFIETIDLLEKEGVLLEKEMSNKNLESLLNEGCAVICFLSHYALYPSKTPRYPYGHMVILTGFDQSSIYFHENNPKHSEPNKKLPKEEFCRVWVNPDGTFGDTIATWPKKPQE
- a CDS encoding 30S ribosomal protein S8e produces the protein MVFWNSKSKRKKTGGVLKPGHKKKKYQRGGTFKAPKIGEEIISSRRVRGGKDKTAVIIAEFVNVGKKKLKIVQVSENKSNFRFNRAKIITKGAILETEKGMVRVTSRPGQDGTINGVFVEAKK